TTTGCCTTGCTCGGGATCGGGCTGGGATTGGCGGTGCCCTCAACCGGCGCTGCAGCGATGGGAAGCGCTCCTCGTGAGCGGACGGGAGCAGCTTCGGCAACGATGAATGCGCTGCGGCAAGGCGGAATGACCATTGGCATAGCCCTTCTTGGAACCATCATGAGCGCACGGGCCGTCGCGTCGCTGAAGAGCGTGCTTGCGCAATCCGGCGTTGACGATGTCGCCGCTATCGCGGCCGTCGCCGTTCAACGGCATGAGGTTCCATCGACGCTCCCTGTCGCTTCCGGGGCGTTCCACGAGATACTGGCAGGCGCCTTCACGCAGGGCTTCTCCCTCGCGGCTGGGTTCGCTGGAATTCTAGGCCTCGTGGCAGCCGGAGTGGTCGCGCTCTCATCACGCAGGCAGTGACAGCGGTGCGAGTGTTCGATTGAAACACAGCGAAAGCTAGCCTTGAACCGCGCCGGGTTTGCCGGAGGCTGATTTCGGTTAGTTACGCGGCCATGTCTTCAGTTTCCAGAGCTGCGTAGAAGTTTGCCTCAGCTTCCGCCGGCGGAATGTTCCCGATCGGCTCGAGCAGCCGGCGGTTGTTGAACCGGTCGACCCATTCGAGAGCGGCATATTCGACTGCCTCGAAGCTGCGCCAAGGGCCGCGACGCTGGATGACTTCCACCTTGAAAAACCTTGCAGATCGGCTCGACCCCATGTTCACCACGATGATCGTCGATGAACCCGACCATCACTTCGACCGGCGGTCGAGCATCTCAGGCATTGCTCGAAGCAATGCCGCACCGCCTTCGATCATCGCAAAATATGCGCTCGCCTTGCGCGGGATCTCGTTGGTCTGGCGCAGCTCCCGGTTCTCTCGTTCCAGCGCCTTCATCTTCTCTGCCAAGTCGGCTGGGATGCCAGCGCGCTGGCCGCTGTCGACCTCGGCCTTCTTGCCCCACTCATTCAGGGTCTGGGGCGCACAGCCGATCTTCGCGGAACTCGACATGACTGCCTGCCAGCGCGATCCATGCTGACCCTCATTGTCGAGGGCCAGGCGCACCGCACGTTCGCGCAGTTCGGGCGAAAACTTGTTCGTCGTCTTGCTCATGATGCCCCATCCTACTCAGGAGTTGGAGCCTCCGGCAAAACCGGCACGGTTCACTGCCCTGCACCTGCGCCGCCGACTTCGCCGCCAAGGTGATCGTCGATACCGTGCGCGGCGGACTCTTCTCCGACTGGGAAACCGACGCCTCTGGCAGGAAGCCCGCGCCCTGACAGAGAGTGCAGTATCAACCTTGCAGCATCGTGGCAGCAGCCCCTAACCATCTCATCGTGGCGAGATTGCGGACCTGCTGGAGGTGCGGCACGGCGACGTCAAGCCAACCGTCGAACGGCTGGCGGATCGAGGCATCATCGGACGTCCTCCGTCGGAGGAGATGCAAATTGCCGCCTGGAACAACCGTGCCTACGTCACCGAAGTCTATCATCTGGAAAAGCGCGACAGCTACGTGGTGGTCGCGCGGCTCTCGCCCGAGTTCACGGCCCGCCTCGTGGATCGCTGGCAGGAGCTCGAAGAGAAGGCATCGGCACTGCCGGACCCCATCAGCTCAGCCGAGCCGGCATGTGCCTGGGCAGACCAGGTCGAACGGAACGACCGGCAAACGGTGCAGATCGCCGACATGCGCGAAGATGTCGAAGCCCATCATCGCCCGACCAAGGCAGCGGGTAGCCTGAACATCACCGAAGCAGTCAAGACGCTTGGCGTTCGGCCCAAGAAACTCCTTTGACTGGCTGGCGCAGAACGGCTGAATCTACCGCCGCCCCGGCGCGGCGAACTGGCTGGGCTATCAGACGAAGTGCGATCAGGGCTTGTTTCTGCACAAGTCCACCACTCTCCGACGGCTCCGAGAAGATCACCGAACAGATGCGCGTGACGCCGAAGGGGCTTTCGAAGCTGGCGAAGTTGATCCCGCCGACTGCCAGACTGGTCTGTTACCTCGACCGCCGCCAGCCCCGTCCCTACGACGCTTTTTGAGGAAAGCGGGCCGGGGCTGGCTCATCTCATCAATCCCAAACGCCGGAGCGGAAATGAGGCCAATCCGCCAGCAATCAACCCCGTATGCCGGAGAACCGGAAAAACTAGGCCCGATCCGCAGCGATTTCCTCGACGAGGATCGCCGCGATCTCGTGACAATCGGCGGGCGAAAAGGTCAGCGGCAGCCGCAGATCGATCAGCCCGGCCAGCGCCCGGTCGGTCTGCGGCAGCGGCTCGGGCGCGACATAGCCCCAATGGACATAGCGCGAGGTGAAACCCTGCGGCTGCTCGGCGCCGAACCATTTCAGCTCGACCCCGCGCGCAGCGGTCCGCCCCAGAAAATCCGCGATGCGCTCGGGCGGCCAGCCGGGCAGGCGGAACTGGAAGGACGAGCCGACGAAACGCTCGGCGGCGGGCCGCTCGATCAGCGTGATCCCCGGGCAGCCCCGCAACCCTGCCTCGAGCGCGCGGTACAATTCGGCCCAGCGCGCGACCCGGTCCGGCAGCTCGGCCAGTTGCGGCCGCAGGATCGCGGCACGAAGCGCATCCATCCGCCCCGAGACATTCGGCATCTCGGCCAGGAGCCCCTCGAAATGCTCGGGCCCCGGCGCCGCGCGGTGGCGCGGATACATCATGTAGGAGCCCGACAGCAGGATCGCGCGCGCCATCAGTTCGGGATCGTCCGAGATCAGCAGCCCGCCCTCGCCCGAATTGAGGTGCTTGTAGGTCTGGGTCGAATAACAGGCCATCGCGCCATGCCGCCCCGAAGCCACCCCGTTCCAGGCAGCCCCCATGGTGTGGGCGCAATCCTCGATCACCGCGACCCCGGCGCCGTCGCAAATGGCCATGAGCCGGTCCATGTCGCAGATATGGCCGCGCATATGCGACAAGAGCAGCACCCGCGCCCCGGTCCCGGCGATCCGCGCCTCGAGATGACCAAGGTCGATCACCAGATCGGACGTGACCTCGACCAGCACCGGCCGCGCGCCCAGACTGGCAATCGCGCCCGGCACCGGCGCCAGCGTGAAGGCATTGGTCAGGACCGGCTCGCCCGGGCCCACCTGCAAGGCGCGCAGCGCGGTGGCCAGCGCATAGCCGCCCGAGGCCACCGCCAGCGCGAAACGGGCGCCGGTGAAGGCCGCGAACGCCTCTTCGAGCAGCGCGACCTCGCCCGCCTCGCCCTCGGTCAGGTTGTAGCGATGCAGCCGCCCGTGCCGGAGCACCGCGACCGCCGCCTCGATCGCCGCCTCGGAAAGCGGCTCCTGCTGGGTGAAGCTGCGGGAGAAACGCGGCACCATGGCTCAGGCCGCGGGCAGAAGCTTTGCCACGAGGCCGTCAAGCTCGGCATAATCGGCCATCAGCGCCTCGGGCTCCAGCGCGGACATCTCGTCGGCGGCGGGACCGAAGCTGACCAGCACGCAAGGGACGCCCGCGGCACGCGCGGTCGCACGGTCGGTGCCGCTGTCGCCGACCAGCATCGAGCGGCCCACCTGCCCGCCCACCTGCTCGACCGCCAGCGCATAGGGCGCAGGGTCGGGCTTGCGCACCGGCAGCGTATCGGCACCGACGAGCGAGGCGAAAAGCCCGCGCACGCCAAGCCGGGTCATCAGCTCTTCGGCCAAGGCGGCGGGCTTGTTGGTACAGATCCCGACCCCGATACCCGCCTCGCGCAGCCGTTCGACCGCCGCGACGGCGCCGGGATAAAGCCGGGTATGGCGGTCGAGCCCGGCCGCGTAATGATCGAGAAGCAGCGGAAACTGTTCGGCCACCGGCGCATCATCGCCGATCCGGCCCAGCCGCTCGAAGCCGAGCCGCAGCATCGCCCGGCCGCCGAGGAAGGCGGTGGCCGCATCGGCCTCGGGATCGAGCGGGCGGCCCTGCCCCAACGCCTCGAAACAGGCATTGGCCGCGTCGATCAGATCGCGGCTGGTATCGGCCAATGTGCCGTCCAGATCGAAGATCACCGTCCGCATACGCCACCTCTTTCTTCCGTTCGCCGCCCCTGTAACAGAGCGAAATGCCAAGTGAACCGGCCGCAGGTTGCGAACCGCAGGAACCGCGATAAAAGGGGAGCGAGAAAAAGGAAAGAGCAGAGACCCCCATGCCCACCGCCCTGATCCTCCTGGCCGCCGGCCAGGGCAACCGCATGATGTCCGACCGCGCCAAGGTGCTGCACGAGGTCGCCGGGGCACCGCTTCTGGCCCATGCGATGGCGGCGGGCCGCGCGCTCGACTCGGCCCGGACCGTTGTCGTGACCGGGCATCAGGCCGAGGCGGTGCGCGCCGCAGCCCTCGACATCGACCCCGAGGTCGCCGTCGCCGAACAGACCGAGCGGCTTGGCACCGGCCATGCCGTGGCCCAGGCCCGCCCCGCGCTTGAGGGATTTTCGGGCGATGCGATCGTGCTTTACGGCGACACCCCCTTCATCCGGCCCGGGACGCTCGAGGCGATGGCGGCCGCCCGCGCCCGGCATGCGGTGGTGGTGCTGGGCTTTCATGCCGCCGATCCCAAGCGCTACGGGCGACTGGTGATGGCGGGCGAGACGCTGGACCGGATCGTCGAATATAACGACGCGACCGAGGACGAACGCGCCCTGACCTTGTGCAATTCGGGGGTGATCGCTGCCGATTGCGCAACCCTGTTCGAGCTGATCGGCGCGCTCTCGAACGACAATGCGGCGGGCGAATACTACCTGACCGACGTGGTCGGGCTGGCCCGCGCGCGCGGGCTGTCGGCGGGCGTCGTGATCTGCGACGAGGCCGAGACGCTGGGCGTCAATTCGCGCGCCGATCTGGCCGCGGCCGAGGCCGCCTTCCAGGCCCGCGCGCGAGCCGAGGCGCTGGAGAACGGCGTGACGCTGGTCGCGCCCGAAACCGTCTTCTTCGCCTTCGACACCGTGATCGGCCGCGATGCCGTGATCGAGCCCAACGTGATCTTCGGTCCCGATGTCACCGTCGAATCCGGCGCCCGGATCCGGGCCTTCTCGCATCTCGAGGGCTGCCATGTCAGCCGCGGCGCCGTGGTCGGCCCCTTCGCCCGGCTGCGTCCCGGCGCCGAGCTGGCCGAGGATGTGCGGGTCGGCAATTTCGTCGAGATCAAGAATGCGCAGGTGGCCGAGGGCGCCAAGGTCAATCACCTGACCTATATCGGCGACGCCACCATCGGCGAGCGGGCCAATATCGGCGCGGGCACCGTCACCTGCAATTACGACGGCGTCTTCAAGCACCGCACCGAGATCGGCGCCCATGCCTTCATCGGCTCGGACACGATGCTGGTGGCCCCGGTGAGTATCGGCGCCCATGCCATGACGGCCTCGGGCTCGGTCATCACGTCGGACGTGCCCGAGGACGCGCTGGCGCTTGGCCGGGCGCGCCAGCAGGTCAAGCCGGGGCTCGCGCGGCGGCTAATGGACCGGCTTCGGGCCGAAAAGGCGAAGCGCAAGGGCTAATAGGCGGGATCTCCCGCCCTGTACGGAGTTAATCGCATGTGCGGAATTGTCGGCGTTCTGGGCGATCACGAGGCCGCGCCCCTGCTGGTGGCGGCCCTCGGGCGGCTGGAATACCGGGGCTATGACAGCGCCGGGATCGCCACCGTCAATGCCGGCCGGCTCGACCGCCGGCGGGCGGTGGGCAAGCTCGTCAACCTCTCGGACCTGCTGGTCCATGAGCCGCTGCCCGGCAAGGCCGGGATCGGCCATACCCGCTGGGCCACCCATGGCGCCCCCACCCTCGCCAATGCGCATCCCCAGCGCGCGGGCCGGGTCGCGGTGGTCCATAACGGCATCATCGAGAATTTCCGCACGCTCCGCGACGAGCTTGGCGCCCGCGGCATCGGTTTCGAAAGCGATACCGATACCGAGACCGTGGCGCATCTGACCCAGACCTATCTCGACGAGGGAATGGCCCCGCGCGAGGCGGCCGCCCGTGCGCTTGACCGGCTGGAAGGCGCCTTCGCGCTGTTGTTCCTGTTCGAGGGCGAAGACGACCTGATGATCGCCGCGCGCAAGGGCTCGCCGCTCGCGATCGGCCATGGCGAGGGCGAGATGTTCGTGGGCTCGGATGCCATCGCGCTGGCGCCGCTGACCAACCGCATCACCTATCTCGAAGAGGGCGACCGCGCCGTGGTCACCCGCGCGGGCGCCGAGATCTTCGATGCCGCGGGCGATCTGGTCCTGCGCGAGATCCGCACCATCGAGATCGACGCCACCCGGATCGAGAAGGGCGGCTACAAGCATTTCATGGCCAAGGAGATCGCCGAACAGCCCGCGGTGCTGGGGGATGCCCTGCAGCACTATCTGGGCGAAGAAGGCACCGAGATCACCCTGCCCGGCGGCGGCATCGATTTCTCTGGCGTCACCCGGATCACCATGGTCGCCTGCGGCACCGCCTATCTGGCCTGCCTCACCGCCAAATACTGGATCGAGCGGCTGGCCCGGCTGCCGGTCGATGTCGATGTGGCCTCGGAATTCCGCTACCGCGAGCCGCCGATCCCCGAAGGCACGCTGGCGATCTTCGTCAGCCAGTCGGGCGAAACCGCCGACACACTGGCCGCGCTGCGCTACTGCACGGGCCGGGCCGACCGGATCGTCTCGGTGGTGAATGTCCCCGAAAGCTCGATCGCGCGGGAAAGCGACCTGGCACTGCCGATCCTCGCGGGCGCCGAGATCGGCGTCGCGTCGACCAAGGCCTTCACCTGCCAGCTGGCCGTTCTGGCGCTGGTCGCGCTCGACGCCGCGCGGCAGCGCGGGCGGCTCGCGCCGGCGGACCTGGCCCGGCACCTGGCCTCGCTGCAGGCGATGCCGGCACGGTTCAACGCGGCACTGGCACTGCACGAGCCGATCCGACGTCTGGCCGAACGCCTGGCCGAGACCACCGACGTGCTTTTCCTGGGCCGTGGCGCGATGTACCCGCTGGCGCTGGAAGGCGCGCTGAAGCTCAAGGAAATCAGCTATATCCATGCCGAGGGCTATGCCAGCGGCGAGCTCAAGCACGGCCCCATAGCCCTCGTCGAGAAGACCGTACCGGTGATCGTGATGGCGCCCCATGACCGGCTGTTTGACAAGACGGTCTCGAACATGCAGGAGGTGATGGCGCGTGGCGGCCCGGTGCTGCTGATCACCGATGCCCGCGGCGCGGCCGAAGCCGGGAGCGGCGTCTGGGAGACGCTGATCATGCCCGAGGCGTCCGATCTCTTCGCGCCGATGCTCTATGCGCTTCCGGTGCAGCTTCTGGCCTATCACACCGCCGTCGCCAAGGGCACCGATGTCGACCAGCCCCGCAATCTGGCGAAATCGGTGACCGTCGAATAGGGACCTCTCCGCCACAACGCGCCGGTGTGACCTGCCAATAGATCACAGTTGTTTCGCACCGGCACGCGGCTTGTGACAGACCTCCTTGGGTCGGGTCCCGTTACCGGAACATGACGGTCGCTGCAACGCAGCTGGCAGCGCGCCGCATCTGTCCTGGCGGCTGGCGATCGGGCACCGCCCGCATGAAGAAGAGGCCCTTGATCCGGAGGCGCTGCCCCTGGAGTTTCCGGTCACGGCGCGTCGGGGTGGCTGCGCCCATGCCAGGCCCGGCAAGCGCACCGAGGGTCCTGGCGACGACCTTCAAGCGGATGAACCGGTTGCAAAGCGCCTTCAGAGGCCCATGGGCGGCGGGCGCGTCCTTCCATCTACCCCGTTTTTGCCGAGGAAGACTATCCGGCCCGGAACCCGTCATTCATCCACCCGCGTCTTGCCTCGGGATTACGGACAGAACCGCCAAAAGCCGCCCCATCTGGCCTCGCTCGACCGCAAATGCCGTCCCCTCAGGTCCCCGCGTGCTATCCGGAAGCATGAAACAGGCCGCCGCGCGGTCTCGAACGACCTGGAGGGGCCCGCTCCCGGGCAGATCAGAAACCCAATCTCCTTGTCCCCCCGGCTACCGGCGGCGCGGGTCCGGCTCAGCCCGACAGCACCTTGCGGAACCGCACCAGCACCACGCCCAGCGCCAGCGCCGCCATCGCCGCCATCCGCAAGAGCTCGCCCGCCACCTGCGCAAAACCCGCATCGCGATACAGGACCGATTGCGCGAAGGCGACGAAATGCGGCGCGGGACTGACCGTCCGGATCACCGCCTGCATCCAGTCCGGCATGGATTCGAGCGGCGTCACCCCGCCCGAGAGCAGCAGCATCACGATGATGACCGGGATCACCAGCAGCCCGAACTGCCCCATGTTGCGGGTGAAGGTGGCCAGCAGCAGCCCGATGCTGCCGACGGCGACCACATAGACCGCCGCGCCCAGCACATAGAGCCCGAGCGAATTCGTCAGCGGCACGCCGAGCCCCCAGTGGATCACCGTCACCAGGCTCGCGACCGAGGCCAGCAGGATGACGAGACCCGAGGCCAGAATCTTCGACAGCACGATCTCGTGGGGGCGGACCGGCATCACCAGCACATGTTCGATTGTGCCCTGCTCGCGCTCGCGGATCATCGCCGCGCCCGACAGGATCAGTGTCAGGATGGTGACGTTGTTCATCAGCTGCATCACCGACGTGAACCAGGTCGCGGTCAGGTTCGGGTTGAAGCGGTTGCGAAACACCACGTCGACCGGGGCCGTGCCGTCGCCGCCGGGATCGGCATAGTCCTGCAATTCATCAGCCAGCAACTGCTGCAGGAAAGTGGCGCCGTTGCCGGCCTGGGCCATGGCGGTGGCATCGACCAGCAGCATCAGCTTGGGCGCATGGCCCGAGCGCAGGTCGCGCTCGAAATCGGGCGGGATCGACAGCACCAGGACATAGCGCCCCTCAAGCTGGGCCGCTGCGGCCGCCTCGGGCGACAGCACCGGCGCCTCCTGGAACAGCGGCGGCCGGATCGCGTCGGTCAGCCGGTGCGACAGCGGGCTCCGGTCCTCGTCGACCACCGCAACCGCCAGATCGCGGATCTCGGTCGAGGCCGCATTCGCCACCATCCAGGTCGCGACGGTGAAGACATAGAGGATCAGCACCGCCATCACCCGGTCGCGGCGGATCGCGCGCAGTTCCTTCAGCATCAGGCGCAAGGTGTTGAGCAGGCTTCGCATCGGCTCAGGCCTCCTGTTTCCGCAGCCCGAGGATGGCGAGGCTCAGATAGATCATGCAGAACCCCGCCAGCACGGCCGCATTCGGCGCGATCTCGGCCCAGCCGAAGCCCTTGAGGAAGGTGCCGTTCGTCACCGCCTGATACCAGGCGCTGGGAAAGCTCTGCCCGACCAGGCGCCCGGGCGTGTCGAGCGAGGCCACAGGCAGGATCAGCCCCGAGAAGTTCACCGCCGGGATGATCGACAGCACCGAGGTCGCGAAGACCGCCGCGACCTGGCTGCGGGTAAAGGCCGAGATCAACTGACCGAACCCCGTGGTGGCGAAGACATAGAGGAAGGAGGATGCGGCCAGCGCGGGCAGGCTGCCGGTGAAGGGCACGCCGAACACCGTGCGCCCGATCGCATAGAGCATCCAGAAGCTCGCCCAGGCGATCGCCAGATAGGGCAGCTGCTTGCCCAGGAGGAACTCGATCCGGGTGACCGGGGTGGACCGGAAATTGGCGATGGTGCCGGTCTCCTTCTCGCGCACCACGCTGATCGCCGACATGATCGCGGGGATCAGCATCAGGATCACCATCATCATCGAGGGCACCATCGCATGCGCGCTCTTGAAGGCCTGGTTGAACAGGAAGCGGTTCTCGATGCCGACCGCGGGCCCGGCCCCCGGCGCGCGGCGCCCGGCATAATCCGACATCAGCCCCAGCGTATAGCTGCGCGCGGTCTCGGCCCGGAACGGCATCGCCCCGTCGATCCAGAGCGAGACCTCGGGCACATCGCCACGCCTGAGATCGCGGCCATACTCGTCGGGGATTTCCAGCGCCACCGTCAGATCGCCACGCGCCATCCGGTCGCCCAGATCGGACGGTCCGCCCAGATTTTCCGTCTCGGCGAATTGCCGGATCGAGGTGAACTGCTCGACCAGTTCGCGGCTTTCCGGGCTGCGATCCTGATCGCGGACGGCAAAGCTCAGCCGGTCGACATCGAAGGAAATGCCGTAGCCCATCGTCAAAAGCAGGATCGCGGGCCCGGCAAGGGCGAAGAAGACCCGGATCGGGTCGCGCATCAGCTCGAGCGTCTCGCGCCAGCAATAGGCCCAGAGCCGGGTCAGCCCGCCAAAGCGCGGCACGGTTTCCGTCTGCGGCGCCGCGACCGGGGCGGCCGGAGCGGTCTGGTCGGGCGCCAGCTCGGCCTCGAGGCAGGAAATGAAGGCCTCTTCCAGCGAGGCCGCGCCGCGCCGGGCGACGATCTCGGCGGGGGTGCCCACATCCAGCACCCGCCCCGCATGCATCAGCGAGATCCGGTCGCAGCGCTCGGCCTCGTTCATGAAATGGGTCGAGATGAAGATCGTGACGCCCTTGTCGCGCGACAGCGACATGAGCGTGCGCCAGAAGGCGTCGCGCGCCACCGGATCGACCCCCGAGGTCGGTTCGTCGAGGATCAGCACCTGCGGCGCATGCAGCGTGGCCACGGCCAGCTGCAGGCGCTGGCGCTGGCCCAGCGGCAGATCCCAGGGCAGGCGGTCGGCCAGCCTGTCGAGCTCGAACTCGGCCAGCACCTCGTCGACGCGGGGACCGCGCCGCTCTTTCGGCAGATGGTAGAGATCGGCATGCAGCTCGAGGTTCTGCCGCACCGTCAGTTCGGAATACAGCGAGAAGCCCTGCGACATGTAGCCGATCCGCATCCGGCTTTCGATGTCCGAGGCGCGCAGCTTGCGGCCGAACAGCTCGGCCTCGCCCTCGCTCGGATCGAGCAGCCCGGTCAGCATCTTCATCGTCGTCGACTTGCCGCAGCCATTCGAGCCGAGAAAACCGAAGATCTCGCCCTCGGGGATCGTGAAGCTGACATCGTCGACGGCGGTGAAGTCGCCGAAACGCCGGGTCAGGTGGCGGGCCGCAATGGCGACGCGCCCGCTGCCCTCGCCAAGCGGGCGCGACACCAGCGGCGGCGCCTCGGGCCGGTCCGGCAGCAGCCGCACGAAGGCCTCTTCCAGCGTCGCGGCACCCGCCTTCGCCTTCAGCTCGGCCGGGCTTCCCGAGGCCAGAACCTGCCCCGCATTCATCGCCGCGAGCCACTCGAAGCGATCCGCCTCTTCCATATAGGCCGTGGCAACCAGCACGCTCATGCCCGGCATCTCGGCCCGGATGCGGTCGATCAGCTCCCAGAACTGGCGCCGCGACAGCGGGTCGACCCCGGTCGTCGGCTCGTCGAGAAGCAGCAGGTCCGGGTCATGGATCAGCGCCGAGCACAGGCCGAGCTTCTGCTTCATCCCGCCCGACAGCTTGCCCGCGGGCCGGTCCGGAAAGGGCGCAAGGCCGGTGGCCTCCAGCAGCATCCCGATCCGGTGACCGCGTTCGGCCGCGCCCTGCCCGAAGAGCCGCCCGAAGAATTCGAGATTTTCGCGCACCGACAGCGTCGGATAGAGGTTTCGCCCCAGCCCCTGCGGCATATAGGCGATCCGCGGCGCAAGCGCGCGCCGGGCGGCCGGGTCGGACATGTCGCGGCCAAGCACGCGCAGCTGTCCCTCCTGCAACCGCCGGACGCCCGCGACCAGCCCCAGCAGCGTCGACTTGCCGACACCGTCAGGGCCGATCAGCCCGGTCATGCAGCCGGCCGGCACGGCAAGCCCGATGCCCGAAAGCGCCGCCTTGCCGCCATAGCGGTGGGTCAGCCCGGCGATCTCGGCGGCGATGCCGCCCGCCCCGGGAGAGTGCTCCGGAACCGGTGCCATGATCTAGTCCGGAAGCTGGACCTGAAGGTCGGCCGGCCAGGGCGTCTCGGGCGCGGTGCGCACGAAGCCACGGCCGCGGACGCCGGTCTTGACCTGATCCTCGAAGCGCTCGAGCAGGTTGCGCGGGATCGTCAGCTTGACGCGGAAGACCAGGTCCTCGCGCTCGGCAATGGTCTCGACGCTTTTCGGGGTGAACTGGCTTTCGGGCGAGATGAAGGTCACCCGGGCCGGCACCACATATTGCGGGATCGGATCGAGGATCAGCCGCGCCTCGTCATTGGCCGAGATCAGCCCCACCGTCGGCGCGGGCAGATAGATGTTCATGTAGACATCGGTCAGGTCGAGCAGGGTGACGACCGGCGCGCCCGCCGCCACCACCTCGCCGGGCTCGTGCAGCCGGTACAGCACCCGCCCGCGGATCGGCGCCCGGATCGTCAGATCGTCCAGCGCGATTTCCAGCCGGTCGACCTCGGCCTCGCTCGAGGCCATCAGCGCCTCGGCATCGCTGACCTGGGCATGGGCCATCGCCAGCGCGGCCTCGGCCGAGGTGAAGGCGTTCCTGGCGTCGTCATTGGCGCTGTCGCTGGCATGGCCGTCGGCATGCAGCCGCTCGACCCGGGCGCGATTGGTCCGCGCCACGTCAAGCGCGCTTTGCGCCTGCATCACGCTGGCCTCGGCCAGCTCGCGGGCGGCCTTGGCGCGCAGGACCGCCGCCCGTGCGCCCAGCAGCTGCGCCC
The genomic region above belongs to Rhodovulum sulfidophilum DSM 1374 and contains:
- a CDS encoding HlyD family secretion protein — translated: MSDRQIFSDFSDSPFPRNALRGLFGPAFLALTLAVAAPVPAQADGGLAGLWQRFFGPAETGGISSSNGRLEAQSVDVATKYAGRVAAVEVEEGATVEAGAVIARIDDRDTRAQLLGARAAVLRAKAARELAEASVMQAQSALDVARTNRARVERLHADGHASDSANDDARNAFTSAEAALAMAHAQVSDAEALMASSEAEVDRLEIALDDLTIRAPIRGRVLYRLHEPGEVVAAGAPVVTLLDLTDVYMNIYLPAPTVGLISANDEARLILDPIPQYVVPARVTFISPESQFTPKSVETIAEREDLVFRVKLTIPRNLLERFEDQVKTGVRGRGFVRTAPETPWPADLQVQLPD